From Humisphaera borealis, the proteins below share one genomic window:
- the pstS gene encoding phosphate ABC transporter substrate-binding protein PstS, whose translation MLTRFRPAFTNVLALPFHSPLCVTLLVCLAVMPGCDTGTDVGLPAPGSGVTISGTGSTFADPLYRKWFEEYAKVTPDTRLAYTPTGSSSGIRGVMKGEVDFGGTDAPLTPKQQEVFFSRFGVRLLHIPVALGGVVPAYNVPGVATELNFTSDILADIFLGVITRWNDPRLLAVNAGAALPDRKIVVMHRSDGSGTTYLWTDYLSKVSPVWKKKVGTATSVNWPVGTGHEGNSGVAKAIKETPFAVGYVAVSAAEKAGVPYGRVKNKSGQFVKAEPASVTAAAATMADALSKDFDFSITDAPGDGVYPITGFTWMLIPERFENAAKRDAMKALLRWGLSSGQDMIEPLGYARLPGQLVKREAEVIGQIK comes from the coding sequence ATGCTGACACGATTTCGCCCGGCTTTTACCAATGTCTTGGCGCTGCCGTTCCATTCCCCACTGTGCGTGACACTCCTTGTTTGTCTTGCCGTCATGCCAGGCTGCGACACGGGGACTGATGTGGGGCTACCGGCTCCCGGTAGTGGAGTGACGATCAGCGGAACTGGTTCCACCTTCGCCGATCCGCTCTACAGGAAGTGGTTCGAGGAGTACGCAAAGGTTACTCCCGACACCAGGCTCGCCTACACGCCCACCGGCTCGTCCAGCGGCATTCGTGGCGTGATGAAGGGCGAGGTCGATTTCGGGGGCACCGATGCACCGCTGACACCCAAGCAGCAGGAGGTTTTCTTCTCGCGCTTCGGTGTCAGGTTGCTTCACATTCCCGTCGCGCTGGGTGGTGTGGTGCCCGCTTATAACGTCCCCGGCGTCGCTACCGAGCTGAACTTCACCTCCGACATTCTCGCCGATATCTTCCTGGGCGTGATCACCCGTTGGAACGACCCCCGGCTTCTTGCGGTCAACGCCGGTGCCGCATTGCCCGACCGGAAGATCGTGGTGATGCACCGCTCCGACGGCAGCGGAACGACGTACTTGTGGACCGATTACCTCTCGAAAGTCAGTCCCGTCTGGAAGAAGAAGGTCGGGACGGCGACGAGTGTCAACTGGCCCGTCGGGACCGGCCATGAAGGCAACTCCGGGGTTGCCAAGGCGATCAAGGAGACACCTTTTGCGGTGGGATACGTCGCCGTTTCCGCCGCCGAGAAAGCCGGAGTGCCTTACGGCAGAGTGAAGAACAAATCCGGCCAGTTCGTGAAAGCCGAACCCGCCAGCGTTACCGCGGCGGCTGCTACGATGGCCGATGCCTTGTCGAAAGACTTTGATTTTTCGATCACCGATGCTCCGGGCGATGGCGTTTACCCCATCACCGGCTTCACCTGGATGCTCATTCCCGAACGGTTCGAAAACGCCGCCAAACGCGATGCCATGAAGGCGTTGCTCCGTTGGGGGCTTTCCAGTGGCCAGGACATGATCGAGCCGCTGGGATACGCCCGGCTTCCCGGGCAACTTGTCAAGCGTGAAGCAGAAGTGATCGGTCAGATTAAGTGA
- a CDS encoding arsenate reductase ArsC — translation MAEGFARHLRGDVIEAYSAGVDPHGMNPRAIAAMAEAGVDISTAAGYRSKHVNELLSVAFDYVITVCGHAAETCPMFPGKAKVVHVGFDDPPALAREAGATTDDAAMPHYRRVRDEIRRFIERFEETVNPAAPAGG, via the coding sequence ATGGCCGAAGGGTTCGCCCGGCACCTCAGGGGCGACGTCATCGAAGCGTACTCGGCGGGCGTCGACCCGCACGGAATGAACCCGCGTGCGATCGCAGCGATGGCCGAGGCCGGGGTCGATATCTCCACCGCCGCCGGTTACCGATCGAAGCACGTGAACGAGCTTCTGTCCGTCGCGTTCGATTACGTGATCACGGTGTGCGGGCACGCCGCCGAGACCTGCCCGATGTTCCCGGGCAAGGCAAAGGTCGTGCACGTGGGCTTCGACGATCCCCCGGCGCTGGCCCGCGAGGCCGGTGCGACCACCGACGACGCCGCGATGCCGCACTACCGGCGCGTGCGCGACGAGATCAGGCGGTTCATCGAGCGGTTCGAAGAGACCGTCAACCCGGCGGCCCCGGCCGGCGGCTGA
- a CDS encoding DUF1501 domain-containing protein, whose amino-acid sequence MQRPCYSRRHLLTAGSMGISSLALNWLLSREQAKAADAPEPAKPALVPPTFDLKPKVPHHPPRATAMISLYMQGGPSHLDLFEPKPLLDKLNGQKFKGEMQIDSPTQYDGTLMASPWKFSKHGQCGMELSELLPYTAKIVDDITLIRSMQTGVNNHGQSIQALNTGRITIGHPSLGSWITYGLGAECQNLPAYMALIDPGQLPVMGVENWGNGWLPSLFQGTVVRPKEPRILNLDTPPNLRGEVQDGYLSLVDRLNQRHQDRYPSETDLSARIASYELAAKMQMSAKEALDISGESAATKRMYGLEDPASAEYGTRCLIARRLVERGVRFVQVFTANQFWDHHLGIQKSLPLACKKVDQPSAALVTDLKNRGLLDTTVVHWGGEMGRLPVVQKGGADKTGRDHNTHGFSMWLAGGGFRGGHVHGATDDVGHKAAVDVVSHHDYHATLLHQFGLDPARLTFMRNSRAQTLLNDQTGRVVKEILA is encoded by the coding sequence ATGCAACGCCCCTGCTATTCCCGCCGACATCTGCTGACCGCCGGCAGCATGGGTATCAGTTCGCTGGCACTCAACTGGCTGCTGAGTAGGGAGCAGGCGAAAGCTGCCGACGCGCCCGAGCCCGCCAAGCCGGCGCTCGTTCCGCCGACGTTCGATCTCAAGCCGAAGGTGCCGCATCATCCGCCGCGGGCAACGGCGATGATCTCGCTTTACATGCAGGGCGGGCCGAGCCATCTCGACCTCTTCGAGCCCAAGCCGTTGCTCGACAAGCTCAACGGGCAGAAGTTTAAGGGGGAGATGCAGATCGACAGCCCGACGCAGTATGACGGCACGCTGATGGCCAGCCCCTGGAAGTTCAGCAAACACGGCCAGTGCGGCATGGAATTGTCCGAGCTGCTTCCGTACACCGCGAAGATCGTCGATGACATTACGTTGATCCGGTCGATGCAGACCGGCGTCAATAATCACGGTCAATCGATTCAGGCGCTCAACACCGGCCGCATCACGATCGGACACCCGTCGCTGGGAAGCTGGATCACCTACGGCCTGGGGGCCGAATGCCAGAACCTGCCGGCGTACATGGCGCTGATCGACCCTGGGCAACTGCCGGTCATGGGCGTCGAGAATTGGGGCAACGGCTGGCTGCCGTCGCTATTCCAGGGAACGGTGGTCCGTCCGAAGGAACCGCGGATTCTCAACCTCGATACCCCGCCAAACCTGCGCGGCGAAGTCCAGGACGGCTACCTGTCGCTGGTCGATCGGCTGAACCAGCGGCACCAGGATCGTTACCCCAGCGAGACCGATCTCTCGGCACGCATCGCGAGCTACGAACTGGCCGCCAAAATGCAGATGTCGGCAAAAGAGGCGCTGGACATTTCCGGCGAAAGCGCTGCGACCAAGCGGATGTACGGCCTGGAAGACCCGGCATCGGCCGAGTACGGAACCCGCTGCCTGATCGCCCGGCGGCTGGTCGAACGGGGCGTCCGGTTCGTGCAGGTCTTTACGGCCAACCAGTTCTGGGATCACCACCTAGGGATTCAGAAGTCGCTGCCGCTGGCGTGCAAAAAAGTCGATCAGCCCAGCGCGGCACTGGTGACCGATCTAAAGAACCGCGGCCTCCTCGATACCACGGTTGTGCACTGGGGCGGGGAGATGGGGCGGCTGCCGGTCGTGCAGAAAGGTGGCGCGGACAAAACCGGCCGCGACCACAACACCCACGGCTTCAGCATGTGGCTCGCGGGCGGCGGGTTCCGGGGAGGCCACGTTCACGGGGCGACAGACGACGTCGGCCACAAGGCCGCGGTCGATGTCGTGTCGCACCACGACTATCACGCCACCCTGCTCCACCAGTTCGGCCTCGATCCGGCACGGCTGACATTTATGCGAAACAGCCGGGCGCAGACCCTGCTGAATGATCAGACCGGACGTGTCGTCAAGGAGATCCTTGCATAG
- a CDS encoding DUF1549 domain-containing protein: MLRAGALQTLIVLLLASPGVGAASGKGAARADVLFERDIRPIFKTHCFHCHGEDGQLKAGLDLRLQRLALQGGKHGSAIVPGKPAESLLVQKLREGEMPPEEKPRLTPQQIELIARWVEQGARVARPEPQAISEDHLITDEERNYWAFQPLVARQVPAVRGVYRVRTPIDAFVLAKLEEKGLTFSPDTDRPTLIRRATFDLTGLPPTPAEVKAFVADTSADAFEHVIDRLLASPRYGERWGRHWLDVAGYADSDGYNEVDTERKFAWRYRDYVIKSIQADMPFDQFIVEQLAGDELVKPPYEDLSPADVEKLTATGFLRMAPDGSAVAPAADKKAVLNQVIADEIKVVSTALLGLTVGCAQCHDHRYDPIPQVDYFRFRAIFEPAYDAKSWRLPQQRLIPLLSDADRQRGKDIEAQAAKLDSERKKWEDELVEAEFQKQLASIAENLREPLTKAFKTPVAKRTAAQTKLLKAHPNANIEFGNLASANGKLRDEQKKRLDAAADLRATKPSEEFVAALTEVPGNLPPTHVFNRGDCDQPKQAVTPAELRILGSPSVVAIPEKDKTIPTSGRRLAYARWLTSGKHPLVGRVLVNRFWMHHLGRGIVASPGDFGTLGERPTHPELLDWLAADFTANGWQLKRLHKQIMLSTVYRQSARHDAAQDAIDPDNKLLGHWSLRRLDAEQFRDAVLMSSGKLNEKMFGPPVPVMNDPFGQVVIGKENLSAGRPGPVLPMNGEDFRRSVYVQFRRSRPLSLLATFDSPSMEPNCEARKASTVAPQSLLLMNNEFVIDRSVELAERVRAEAGPDAVAQAKRAWQLAIGNEPGDADVEDLRRYLAEQTARFEARKPSARTQPATQPVAKAAGAKTAPATKPSMSEPSMQALGTLGQALWSSNAFLYID, encoded by the coding sequence ATGCTTCGGGCAGGTGCGCTGCAAACCCTGATCGTTCTTCTGCTGGCATCGCCCGGTGTGGGTGCTGCTTCGGGTAAAGGGGCTGCGCGGGCAGATGTACTGTTCGAACGAGACATTCGCCCGATCTTCAAAACGCACTGCTTCCATTGCCACGGCGAAGACGGACAACTGAAAGCCGGCCTGGATCTTCGATTGCAGCGGTTGGCACTTCAGGGAGGGAAGCACGGATCGGCAATCGTGCCGGGGAAACCCGCAGAAAGCCTGCTGGTGCAAAAGCTCCGTGAAGGAGAGATGCCGCCGGAAGAAAAACCCAGGCTCACGCCGCAGCAGATCGAGCTGATTGCCCGCTGGGTTGAACAGGGCGCGAGGGTCGCACGGCCGGAGCCGCAGGCGATCTCTGAAGATCACCTGATTACCGACGAAGAGCGGAACTATTGGGCGTTTCAGCCGCTGGTGGCCCGTCAGGTGCCTGCGGTGCGCGGGGTGTATCGCGTGCGAACGCCGATCGATGCATTCGTGCTGGCCAAGCTCGAAGAGAAGGGTTTAACGTTCTCGCCCGACACCGACCGGCCGACGCTTATCCGTCGGGCGACGTTCGACCTGACCGGGTTGCCACCGACGCCGGCCGAAGTGAAGGCGTTCGTCGCGGACACCTCGGCCGACGCGTTTGAGCACGTGATCGACCGCCTGCTCGCGTCGCCGCGGTATGGCGAGCGGTGGGGTCGCCACTGGCTGGACGTCGCCGGTTACGCCGACAGCGACGGGTACAACGAGGTCGATACCGAACGCAAGTTTGCCTGGCGCTATCGCGACTACGTCATCAAGTCGATCCAGGCGGATATGCCGTTCGACCAGTTCATCGTCGAACAGCTCGCCGGCGACGAGTTGGTGAAACCACCTTACGAGGACTTGTCGCCGGCGGATGTCGAAAAGCTGACAGCGACCGGATTCCTCCGCATGGCCCCCGACGGCTCGGCGGTCGCGCCCGCGGCGGACAAGAAAGCCGTCCTGAACCAGGTGATCGCCGACGAGATCAAGGTCGTCTCGACGGCACTACTGGGCCTCACGGTCGGTTGCGCCCAGTGCCACGATCATCGGTACGACCCGATTCCGCAGGTGGATTACTTCCGGTTCCGCGCCATCTTTGAGCCTGCGTACGATGCCAAGTCCTGGCGATTACCGCAGCAGCGGCTCATTCCATTGCTGAGCGATGCCGACCGGCAGCGCGGCAAGGACATCGAAGCCCAGGCGGCGAAGCTCGACTCCGAGCGTAAGAAGTGGGAGGACGAGCTGGTCGAGGCGGAGTTCCAGAAGCAGCTCGCCAGTATCGCGGAAAACCTGCGCGAGCCGCTGACGAAGGCGTTCAAAACGCCGGTCGCCAAGCGGACGGCGGCACAGACTAAGCTCCTGAAGGCGCATCCGAACGCGAACATCGAGTTCGGCAACCTCGCCAGCGCCAATGGAAAACTGCGGGACGAACAGAAGAAGCGGCTGGACGCGGCGGCCGACCTTCGCGCGACCAAACCTTCCGAAGAGTTTGTCGCCGCACTGACCGAAGTCCCCGGCAATCTCCCCCCGACGCATGTCTTCAACCGTGGCGACTGTGACCAGCCCAAGCAGGCCGTGACGCCGGCGGAATTGCGCATCCTGGGCAGCCCGAGTGTCGTCGCGATTCCGGAGAAGGACAAAACCATCCCGACCAGCGGCCGGCGGCTGGCCTACGCCCGCTGGCTGACCAGCGGCAAGCATCCATTGGTCGGCCGGGTGCTGGTGAATCGATTCTGGATGCACCACCTGGGCCGCGGCATCGTCGCCAGCCCCGGCGACTTCGGCACGCTCGGCGAGCGGCCGACCCATCCCGAGCTGCTCGATTGGCTGGCCGCTGATTTCACCGCCAACGGGTGGCAGCTAAAGCGGCTACACAAGCAAATCATGCTCTCGACGGTCTATCGACAGTCGGCACGGCATGACGCAGCCCAGGACGCAATCGACCCGGACAACAAGTTGCTGGGCCACTGGTCGCTGCGACGGCTCGATGCCGAGCAGTTCCGCGACGCCGTGCTGATGAGCAGTGGCAAGCTCAACGAGAAGATGTTCGGCCCGCCGGTTCCGGTCATGAATGATCCGTTCGGGCAGGTGGTGATCGGCAAGGAGAACCTGAGCGCCGGTCGCCCCGGGCCGGTGTTGCCGATGAACGGTGAAGACTTCCGCAGGAGCGTCTACGTTCAGTTTCGGCGGTCACGGCCGCTCAGTTTGCTGGCGACGTTTGATTCGCCGTCGATGGAACCGAATTGCGAGGCGCGGAAGGCATCAACGGTCGCACCGCAATCGCTCCTGCTGATGAACAACGAGTTCGTGATCGATCGCTCTGTCGAGCTTGCCGAGCGTGTGCGAGCGGAGGCCGGTCCCGACGCTGTGGCACAGGCGAAGCGGGCGTGGCAACTGGCGATCGGGAACGAGCCGGGCGATGCAGACGTGGAAGACCTTCGGCGGTATCTCGCCGAGCAGACAGCCCGTTTTGAAGCCCGAAAGCCGTCAGCACGCACGCAACCGGCAACGCAGCCGGTCGCCAAGGCGGCTGGGGCGAAAACGGCTCCTGCAACCAAGCCAAGCATGTCTGAACCATCCATGCAGGCCCTGGGCACACTCGGCCAGGCGCTCTGGAGTTCCAACGCGTTCCTGTACATCGACTGA
- the arsM gene encoding arsenite methyltransferase, translating into MSISTIQEAVRTQYGAVARSNLTNDSAGVRAVAEAFGYSEGDLAGIPAEANMGLSCGNPIASASLRPGEVVVDLGSGGGLDVFLAAQRVGPTGRAIGIDMTPAMIDRARDAAAKGINGKPIENVEFHLASIDKLPLADASVDCVISNCVINLAEDKQAVFHEIARVLKPGGRLAVSDIALKQALPAELADSISGYVGCISGAIAIADYQSGLKAAGFAHVQVIDSGADLNAYAKVENQSGCCSPAMVESTAVAATADGTAAPRVRSLQLAKTGCCSGEKPVGAAESGVHTGLAELLTKYDVNAYAASVKIFATKPVV; encoded by the coding sequence ATGTCTATATCAACGATCCAGGAAGCAGTACGAACCCAGTACGGCGCGGTCGCCCGCAGCAATCTGACGAACGATAGCGCCGGTGTTCGGGCGGTCGCCGAGGCCTTTGGCTACAGCGAGGGAGACCTCGCCGGTATTCCCGCCGAGGCCAACATGGGCCTTTCCTGCGGCAACCCCATCGCCAGCGCCAGCCTCCGTCCCGGTGAAGTGGTGGTCGATCTCGGTTCCGGCGGGGGGCTGGATGTCTTCCTGGCGGCGCAGCGCGTCGGGCCGACCGGCCGTGCGATCGGTATCGACATGACCCCCGCGATGATCGACCGCGCCCGTGATGCGGCGGCCAAGGGGATTAATGGCAAACCGATCGAGAATGTCGAGTTTCATCTCGCGTCGATCGACAAGCTTCCCCTCGCCGACGCATCCGTCGATTGCGTCATCAGCAACTGCGTGATCAATCTCGCCGAAGATAAGCAGGCGGTCTTCCACGAGATCGCTCGGGTTCTCAAGCCCGGGGGTCGGCTTGCCGTCAGTGATATCGCGCTCAAGCAGGCGCTACCGGCGGAGCTGGCCGACAGCATCAGCGGCTATGTCGGATGCATCTCCGGCGCGATCGCGATCGCCGACTATCAGTCCGGCCTGAAAGCCGCGGGCTTTGCGCACGTTCAGGTGATCGACAGCGGTGCCGATCTCAACGCCTACGCCAAGGTGGAGAATCAGTCCGGCTGCTGCTCGCCGGCGATGGTTGAATCGACGGCCGTTGCGGCGACAGCCGATGGCACTGCCGCCCCCAGGGTACGGTCACTGCAACTGGCCAAGACCGGATGTTGCTCTGGCGAGAAGCCTGTCGGCGCTGCCGAGTCCGGCGTGCATACAGGCCTGGCCGAACTCCTGACCAAATACGATGTCAACGCGTATGCGGCGAGCGTGAAGATCTTCGCCACCAAACCGGTCGTCTGA
- the tdh gene encoding L-threonine 3-dehydrogenase produces MAALVKRKREEGLWLEQVPVPDYGINDVLIEVLRTGICGTDVHIYNWDAWAQKTIPVPMVVGHEFVGKIVAVGSNVHDFSEGDIVSGEGHVVCGRCRNCLAGRRHLCTDTKGIGVNRPGAFAEYLALPMTNVWVHEHHDGPHFTIKPDEQPSIRDVQSIFDPLGNAVHTALSFDLLGEDVLITGAGPIGCMAAAVARHAGARYVVVTDVNPYRLELARKMGATLAVDVREQSIGDAQKQLGMKEGFDVGLEMSGNPHAFRDMIANMAHGGKISMLGIPEKDMAIDWNAVVFNMLTIKGIYGREMYETWYKMTVMLQSGLDIRPVITHHYGYEQFEKGFDAMRSGQSGKVVLKWKEG; encoded by the coding sequence ATGGCGGCCCTCGTCAAGCGGAAACGCGAAGAAGGCCTGTGGCTCGAACAAGTTCCCGTCCCCGACTACGGCATCAACGATGTGCTGATCGAAGTGCTGCGCACCGGCATCTGCGGCACCGATGTCCACATCTACAACTGGGACGCCTGGGCGCAAAAGACGATTCCCGTGCCGATGGTGGTCGGCCATGAGTTCGTCGGCAAGATCGTCGCCGTCGGGTCGAATGTGCACGACTTCTCCGAGGGCGACATCGTCTCCGGCGAAGGGCATGTCGTCTGTGGCCGATGCCGGAACTGCCTGGCCGGTCGGCGGCACCTTTGTACAGACACCAAGGGCATCGGCGTGAACCGCCCGGGCGCGTTCGCCGAGTACCTGGCGCTGCCGATGACCAACGTCTGGGTGCACGAGCACCACGACGGCCCGCACTTCACGATCAAGCCCGACGAGCAGCCATCCATTCGCGACGTGCAGTCGATCTTCGATCCACTGGGCAATGCGGTGCACACGGCGTTGTCGTTCGACCTGCTCGGCGAAGATGTCCTGATCACCGGTGCCGGCCCGATCGGCTGCATGGCCGCCGCCGTCGCGCGGCACGCCGGGGCACGGTATGTCGTGGTGACCGACGTCAATCCGTACCGGCTGGAACTGGCGCGCAAGATGGGCGCAACGCTCGCCGTTGATGTGCGCGAGCAGTCGATCGGCGACGCCCAGAAGCAACTCGGCATGAAGGAAGGTTTCGACGTCGGCCTGGAGATGAGCGGCAACCCGCACGCGTTCCGCGACATGATCGCCAACATGGCCCACGGCGGAAAAATCTCCATGCTCGGCATCCCCGAAAAAGATATGGCGATCGACTGGAACGCCGTCGTTTTCAACATGCTGACGATCAAAGGCATCTACGGCCGGGAGATGTACGAGACCTGGTACAAGATGACGGTGATGCTGCAATCGGGTCTCGACATTCGGCCGGTGATTACACATCACTACGGTTACGAGCAGTTCGAGAAGGGATTCGACGCCATGCGGTCGGGGCAGAGCGGGAAAGTCGTTTTGAAGTGGAAAGAAGGGTAG
- a CDS encoding MIP/aquaporin family protein, producing the protein MTSNLNKFAAEFIGTYAMVLAGTGAIVVDAVRNGAIGHAGIALTFGLIVMAMIYAVGDISGAHFNPAVTLGFWASGRLAASHIPRYLLAQLAGALSASVTLRVLFGDVKSLGATLPSDGIWQSFTLEILLTALLMFVILHVSTGPREIGTMAAVAIGGTVALEAMFAGPICGASMNPARSIAPAVVSGNLSGLWAYVVAPVLGALLAVPAWTLTRGTGRVPHQQDGAKPR; encoded by the coding sequence ATGACTTCCAACCTGAACAAGTTCGCCGCCGAGTTCATCGGCACTTACGCGATGGTGCTCGCCGGTACCGGAGCGATCGTTGTCGATGCCGTCCGAAACGGGGCGATCGGGCATGCTGGGATTGCGCTAACTTTTGGTTTGATTGTAATGGCGATGATCTACGCCGTCGGCGACATTTCCGGCGCTCATTTTAACCCTGCGGTGACGCTCGGGTTCTGGGCCAGCGGACGTCTGGCTGCGTCGCATATCCCGCGGTATTTGCTGGCCCAGCTCGCCGGCGCGCTGTCGGCAAGCGTTACCCTCCGGGTGCTTTTTGGCGATGTTAAATCGCTCGGTGCCACCCTACCTTCGGACGGAATCTGGCAGTCGTTCACGCTTGAAATTCTTCTCACGGCGTTGTTGATGTTCGTCATTCTGCATGTGTCGACCGGTCCCAGAGAGATCGGGACCATGGCGGCCGTGGCGATCGGCGGGACCGTCGCGCTCGAAGCCATGTTCGCCGGCCCGATCTGCGGGGCTTCCATGAACCCGGCCCGGTCCATTGCGCCCGCGGTTGTCTCCGGAAACCTCTCGGGGCTCTGGGCGTACGTGGTCGCACCCGTACTCGGTGCGTTGCTTGCGGTTCCAGCCTGGACGCTGACACGCGGCACAGGGCGGGTTCCCCATCAGCAAGATGGGGCCAAACCGCGATAG
- a CDS encoding ArsR/SmtB family transcription factor, with translation MRQLISVTSALSDENRVRVVAALHRHGELCVCQIVELLGLAASTVSKHLSLLHSAALIDGRKQGRWMYYRIASNDIPETARKAIEWVVEVLSDDPRMAADDIRVRGILGDNPEDLCKRQTARIKSNRTGESSTCCSSAPGTPVGARWPKGSPGTSGATSSKRTRRASTRTE, from the coding sequence ATGCGACAGCTCATTTCGGTCACCTCTGCACTTTCAGACGAGAACCGCGTCCGCGTGGTGGCCGCGCTTCACCGGCATGGCGAGCTTTGCGTCTGCCAGATCGTGGAGTTGCTCGGACTGGCTGCGAGCACGGTATCGAAGCATCTATCGCTCCTGCATTCGGCGGCGCTGATCGACGGCCGCAAGCAGGGCCGCTGGATGTACTACCGCATCGCCAGCAATGACATTCCCGAAACAGCACGCAAGGCAATCGAGTGGGTCGTCGAGGTCTTAAGCGACGATCCGCGCATGGCCGCCGACGACATCCGCGTCCGCGGCATTCTTGGTGACAACCCGGAGGATCTGTGCAAGCGTCAGACGGCCCGCATCAAATCAAATCGGACGGGCGAAAGCTCAACGTGTTGTTCCTCTGCACCGGGAACTCCTGTCGGAGCCAGATGGCCGAAGGGTTCGCCCGGCACCTCAGGGGCGACGTCATCGAAGCGTACTCGGCGGGCGTCGACCCGCACGGAATGA
- a CDS encoding glycine C-acetyltransferase, giving the protein MPAYERLQEHLSKTLTEIRDAGLYKTERIMTTAQQAHVDTLNRRDVLNLCANNYLGLANHPEVVRAAENALTNWGYGMASVRFICGTQELHKELEAELTDFLGLEDTILYSSCWDANGGLFETILTAEDAVISDELNHASIIDGIRLCKAQRHRYKNNDMTDLEEKLKASKDARFRLIATDGVFSMDGYIANLPAICELADKYDALVMVDDSHSVGFMGKQGRGTHEHTGVMGRIDIITGTLGKALGGGSGGYTSSRKEIVDLLRQRSRPYLFSNSLPPPIVAASLESLNLLKTSTELRDKLEANTRFFRGAMTEAGFNILPGEHPITPVMLGDAKLAQTMSAKMLDRGVYVVGFFYPVVPQGKARIRTQVSAGHSQDDLAFAVEAFKAVRAEMGSGRGRPFDALQQRQ; this is encoded by the coding sequence ATGCCCGCCTACGAACGCCTCCAGGAACACCTCTCCAAGACCCTCACCGAGATCCGCGACGCCGGTCTGTACAAGACCGAGCGGATCATGACGACGGCTCAGCAGGCTCATGTTGACACGCTGAACCGCCGCGACGTGCTGAACCTCTGCGCCAACAACTATTTGGGCCTGGCCAATCACCCCGAAGTCGTTCGCGCCGCCGAAAACGCGCTGACCAACTGGGGCTATGGCATGGCGTCGGTTCGGTTCATCTGCGGCACGCAGGAACTGCACAAGGAACTTGAAGCCGAGCTCACCGACTTCCTGGGGCTGGAAGACACGATCCTGTATTCATCGTGCTGGGACGCCAACGGCGGATTGTTCGAGACGATCCTGACGGCCGAGGATGCCGTCATCTCCGACGAGCTCAATCACGCGTCGATCATCGACGGCATCCGCCTCTGCAAGGCGCAGCGGCATCGTTACAAGAACAACGACATGACCGATCTTGAGGAGAAGCTCAAGGCGTCGAAGGACGCCCGCTTCCGGCTGATCGCGACCGACGGCGTCTTCTCGATGGACGGGTACATCGCCAACCTGCCGGCGATCTGCGAACTGGCCGACAAGTACGATGCCCTGGTGATGGTCGACGACTCACACTCGGTCGGCTTCATGGGCAAGCAGGGACGCGGCACGCACGAACACACGGGTGTGATGGGCCGGATCGACATCATCACCGGCACGCTCGGCAAGGCGCTGGGCGGTGGCAGCGGTGGGTACACCAGCAGCCGTAAGGAGATCGTCGATCTGCTCCGCCAGCGGAGCCGACCTTACCTGTTCAGCAACAGCCTGCCGCCGCCGATCGTCGCGGCGTCGCTCGAGAGTTTGAATCTGCTCAAAACCAGCACCGAGCTGCGCGACAAGCTGGAGGCGAATACCAGGTTCTTCCGCGGCGCGATGACCGAAGCCGGGTTCAACATCCTGCCGGGCGAGCATCCGATCACGCCGGTCATGCTAGGTGATGCCAAGCTCGCACAGACGATGTCGGCGAAGATGCTGGATCGCGGCGTCTACGTCGTGGGGTTCTTCTATCCGGTCGTGCCGCAGGGGAAGGCGCGCATTCGCACGCAGGTCTCGGCGGGCCATTCGCAGGATGATCTGGCGTTTGCTGTCGAAGCGTTCAAAGCGGTCAGAGCAGAGATGGGAAGCGGACGCGGACGGCCGTTCGATGCGTTGCAACAGCGTCAGTGA